AGGACGACCGACGGCAGCTCGTCGAGGGTCAGCGGGGGAGCGGCCGGGTTGCGGCCGAGGATCCCGTACAACTCGTCGGACCACACGGCCTCGTCCGTCAGCAGGTTCCACTCCGCGCTGCCGACGCGGCTGAGCAGCGAGCCGCGCCGGGGAGGGGGCGCGGCGGCGGGCCGGGCGGGGGCCTGCGCGGAGGGCGCCGGCGGCGGGCCGTCCCGCAACTGGGTCAAGTGGGAGCCGAGGTCGTTGAGTTGATGCAGCGCCAACTCGTAGAGCGCGCGCTGCCAGCGCCCCTGCGGGTCCGCCGCGTCCCCCTGCGTGTCCCGTCGTACGGCGTCCACGTCGCCCTTGAGCCGTCGCGTCCGCGTGATCAGCTCGTCGACCGAGCCGCGCCCGGGCGGCTGGGCGGCCGAGCGGTCCGCGGAGAGATGGGACGGCATGACGCACTCCGATGCGGGAACGATGGCGACTAGGGCTGACGGCAGGGGCGTTACGACTGTTGCACAGCCCGCGACGCCGTGTAAGGGATTTGGCAACACACGATCCGGTGGTGCTTCTGGCATATGCCACAGTCTTCACGGCGGGGTCGCGGGGCTGGTGACCGTACGTCGATCGGAGGATCAAGTCGTAGGTGACGTACGTGACTTGGGGGACTGGGGAGGGGGCTGAGGTGACTGTCAGTCGCGTGTTCGACGACATTCTGTTCCCGCGATCGGGCATCGTGACGCAGGTCACAGGAATTCGTTCCCGGTTTGGCGTAATGCAAAGGGCCCCTGCGAGGTCGTACAAGCACCACGCCGAAAACGGCCGACCTCTCACCGCAGCGGAGACCGACCATGGACATCACTCTCGAACAGCCCGTCCGCGCCCGCCTGATCATGGCGGAGGACCAGGAGCTGCCCGTCCCGGCAACGCTTCGCTACGCGTCCGTCGACCCGTTCGCCGTGCACCTCGACTTCCCGCCGGAGGTCTCCCTCGCGGGCGAGGCGGTGACCTGGACGTTCGCCCGCGCCCTGCTGGAGGAGGGGGTGGGCGGCCCGGCCGGCAGCGGTGACGTGCACATCTGGCCCTGCGGCCGGGCCCGTACGGTGATCGAGTTCCACTCGCCGCTCGGGCTGGCCCTGCTCCAGTTCGACACCCCCGCCCTGCGCCGGTTCCTGCTGCGCAGCTACGCCGTGGTCGCGTCCGGGCAGGAGGACGTCGGCGCCGCCGTCGACAAGGGGCTGCAGGCGCTGCTCGGCAACGTCTGAGGCGCGCGGTCGCAGTGCCCCGGTTGCGGTGCGCCCTGCCCCGGTACGCCCGGGGTCAGTCGCCGTCTGCGGCGAACAGGTCGGGCCGCGGGGCGAGTTCGACGGCGACGCGCGCGCCGGACTCCAGTGCCCGCACGCCGGCCTCGGCGACGACGGAGGCCGCGTAGCCGTCCCACGCGGTCGGGCCGGTGACCCGGCCCCGGCGGGTGGCGTCGACCCAGGCCTGCACCTCGCGGTCGTAGGCGTCCGCGAACCGGACCAGGTAGTCCTGGGGGACCTCCGCGCCGGCCGTGCCCCGCGCGCTCACGAGCATGCCGTGGTCGTCGCCGATGCGCGCGCTGCCCGACTCGCACACGGCCTCGCAGCGCACCTGGTAGCCGAAGCCGCAGTTGACGAAGACCTCCACGTCGACCAGGGCGCCCCCGTCGGTCTCGAAGACCACGAACTGCGGGTCGAGCAGGCCCTGCGGCGCGCCTGAGGAGGGGCGCGGCCGCAGCACGGTGACCGCGGTCAGCTCCTGGCCGAGCAGCCAGCGGGCCGCGTCGATCTCGTGCGACACCGAGCTGTCGATCAGCATCGCGCTGGTGAAGTCCGGCGGCGAGGAGACGTTGCGGTGCGTGCAGTGGAGCATCAGGGGTCGGCCCAACCGTCCTTCGTCCAGCAGAGCCTTGAGCCGACGGTACTCGGCATCGTAGCGCCGCATGAACCCGATCTGCGCCAGCCGCCTGCCCAGCCGGGCCTCGGCCTCGACCACGCGCAGCGCCCCGGCGGAGTCCGGCGCCATCGGCTTCTCGCAGAGCACCGGGAGTCCGCGCGCGAAGGCCGCGAGCAGCGCCTCCTCGTGCGCGGGGCCGGGGGAGGCGATCAGGACGGCCTCGACGCCGGGGGCGTCCAGCGCGGCCGCCGCCTCCGTGTGGATGCGCACGTCCTCGATCCCGGCGGCGGCGTCCTTCGCGCGGGTCGCGTCGAGGTCGGCCACGGCGGCGACTCTCGCTCCGTTCACCACGCGATCGAGGCGGCGGACGTGATCGGCGCCCATGTGTCCGGCGCCCAGTACGGCCACGCCCAGCAGGTCACCCACGTGCGTCTCTCCCTCCACGCCGACGATCACGCCGAAGCGTACGCCGGTGGGCGGAAGCAGCCGAGGGCGGGAGCCCTTGACGGTCGGGGGTCCCTGACGGTCGGAGCCCCTGACGGCGGGCGGGGTCAGTACCGCAGCACGCCCGCGATCCGTTCCGCGTCGCCCAGCGAGCCGTCCGGGACGAAGCGCACGTCGGCCCCCGTCTCCAGGCACTGCTCGACGATCTCGTCCACGATGTCGTCGCGGGCGTCGAGGTCGCCGCTCGCGGCCGGGACGAGGTGGTCGCCGTCGTCGCGCACGGTGGTGCGGTAGTTCTCCTCGACGGCCAGCAGCCGGACCCGGCCCTCCCGGGCGCTCTGCCAGAGCTCGTCGACGCCGGCCGCGAACACCCGGTGTCCGCGGGCGGAGTCGAGTTCCCGCCTCACGGCCGTGGTGTCCCGGCGGGCCTGCGCGTCCAGCAGCGGGAGCATCGCCTGCCAGACGGCGTCGGGGGCGGCGTGGGTGAGACCGCCGTGCGGGACGTGCACCGCGTCCCGGGTGACCCCGCCGAACTCGTCCAGCAGGGACAGGGCGGCCTGCTCGCCGGTGACGTACAGCGGCCGCGGGTCCTCGCGCAGCAGTCGGCCCATCGCGGTGTCGGCCTCGCGCAGGAAGTGGCGGGTGTCCTCGTCGCGGAAGGTGCTGGGCTGGTCGCCGACGCGTTCCTGGCGCTCGGCGTCGAAGTTCTCCCGGCTCAGGGTCATCGGGAAGCCGCCGGTGCGCCTCTCGGCGACCCGGTCCGCGCCGCCGTTCCACAGGGTGACGTGGTCGGCGGAGACCGACAGCACCCAGAACGGCCGCTCGGCGGCCTGCGCGGAGACGAGGTTGCGGGTGAGGAAGGTGTCCGAGAGCACGACCCGCTCCGGCACCGGGCGGGCCAGCGACCACACCTGGTGCTCGCCCGGCGCGGCGAAGATCGCCAGGCCGTCCTCGGTGTGCGCCAGGTCCACCTCGGCCAGGGCCCGGTCGAGTTGGGCGGCGACGTCGGCGCGCCGTTCGCGGGTGACCGCCGGATCGGACTCCAGCTGTTTCTTCGCCTCGGCCACGACGTTGCGCAGCCGGACCCGGTCCTGGGTGTTCTCGGGTTCGCGGCGGTGCGTCGGCGTCAGCACGGACACCGCGGGGTAGGGGCGCGGTCGGCGTAGTTCGGAGAGGGTCGCCTGGCTGAGTGCGTGCTCCATAGCAGCACGATAGGCCTGATTCACCCTTCGGGCATTTGGTGCGAGCGGGGCAAGGTCGACAGTCGGTCGACGGCGTCGTGTCGTCGGTTCAACTCCATTTGGATACATAGGGTTTACTCGCGCTCGACCTTTTGCGCGGATCGGCTGCTATGTTGTTACTCGTCGGTAGCAAGCTGGGCCGGCGGCAAGCCGTGTGGGGGGAAGGGCCCGGTGGCCGACCGTCCCGGGGTTCGGCCGGACGTGTTGGTTGAATATCGAACTCCAGTTCCCCTCGCCTCCGCATCCAGACAGGTGAGACTCGTTCCTATGGCTCGTTCCCTGGTCGATCTGCTGACCATGCACGCGACGCACCAGCCCGACCGAACCGCCTACCGCTATCTCGCCACGGGGGACTGTGACGGCGAGATCCAGGAGATCTCCTACGCCCGCCTGGCCGTCCGTTCCCGGGCCGTCGCCGCCTGGCTCCAGGAACGCGGCCTCGCCGGCTCCCGGGCGATGCTGCTCTACCCGCCGGGCCTGGAGTTCGTCTGCGGCTACCTCGGCTGCCTCGCGGCCGGAGTCGTCGCCGTGCCCGGCGTGCCCCCGCAGGGCCGCTCGCACAACCACCGGGCGCTGACCCGGATGAAGCGCCTGATCGCCGACGCGGACGCCAAGGTGATCCTCGGCGGCCGCGAAGTGATCGCCGCCCTCGGCGAGACGGCCGAGCACCTGCCCGAACTCGACGAGATCACCTGCGTGGTCACGGAGGACATACCCGACGAGGCGGCCGCGTCCTGGCGCGAGCCGGACCTCGCCGACGACTCGGTCGCCTTCCTCCAGTACACCTCGGGCTCCACCTCCGCCCCGCGCGGCGTCGTCGTCACCCACGGCAACCTGACGGACAACGAGCGGATCATCGCCGCACGCATGGGGCACACCCCGGACGTCATCGCCGCCCACGACGGCGAGATGTTCGTCAGCTGGCTGCCCGTGTACCACGACATGGGCCTCATCGGGCCGGTCCTGAACACGGTGTACCTCGGCGTCACCGCCACCCTGTTCTCCCCGCTGCACTTCCTCCAGCGGCCCGACCGCTGGCTCACCGCGATCAGCCGCTACCGCCCGCACACCAGCGGCGGCCCCAACTTCGCCTACGAACTCGCCCTCAAGCACGCCACCCCCGAACTCCTCGACGGCCTCGACCTCGGCTCGTGGAAGGTCGCCTTCAACGGCGCCGAACCGGTGCGCGCCGCCACCCTGCGCCGGTTCGCCGAGACCTTCGCCCCCGCCGGCTTCCGCCGCGAAGCCCTCTACCCCTGCTACGGGCTGGCCGAGGCCACCCTCCTGGTCACCGGCGGCACGGTGGGCGCACCACCGGTCCTGCACGGCGGGAACGGGCACGGGAACGGGGAGGTGGACAGGGGCGGGAACGCGGAGGGACACGGCGGCCGGAACGAGGACGTGGCCGCCGTCGGCTGCGGGCGACCCGCCGACGGCGTCACCCTCGTCATAGCCGACCCCGAACTCCGCCGCGAGCGGCCCGAGGGCGAGGTCGGCGAGATCTGGGTCCAGGGCGCGAGCGTCGCCCGGGGCTACTGGCGCAACGCCCTCGCCACCCGCGAGCACTTCCGCGCCACCCTCCCCGGCCACGAGGGACGCTTCCTGCGCACCGGCGACCTCGGATTCCTGCGCGACGGCGAGCTGTTCGTCACCGGCCGGCTGAAGGACCTGATGGTCGTCGACGGACGCAACCACTACCCGCAGGACCTCGAACTGTCCGCCGAGACGGCCCACCCCGCACTGCGGCCCGGCTGCACCGCCGCGTTCTGCGTCGACAGCGGGGTGGAGGGCGAACAGCCGGTGCTGGTCGCCGAGTTGGCCCCCGACGCGGTCGGCGAGGCCGAGCAGGTCACGGACCTGATCCGGGCCGCGATCGGCGAGGCGCACGGACTGTCCGTGCACGACGTCGTCCTGGTCGACCCCGGCACCATCCCCAAGACCTCCAGCGGCAAGATCCAGCGCCACGCCTCCCGCGCGGCCTACCTCGACGGCGCCCTCCGCGTGGTC
This window of the Streptomyces sp. NBC_01275 genome carries:
- a CDS encoding SsgA family sporulation/cell division regulator, which translates into the protein MDITLEQPVRARLIMAEDQELPVPATLRYASVDPFAVHLDFPPEVSLAGEAVTWTFARALLEEGVGGPAGSGDVHIWPCGRARTVIEFHSPLGLALLQFDTPALRRFLLRSYAVVASGQEDVGAAVDKGLQALLGNV
- a CDS encoding Gfo/Idh/MocA family protein — encoded protein: MGDLLGVAVLGAGHMGADHVRRLDRVVNGARVAAVADLDATRAKDAAAGIEDVRIHTEAAAALDAPGVEAVLIASPGPAHEEALLAAFARGLPVLCEKPMAPDSAGALRVVEAEARLGRRLAQIGFMRRYDAEYRRLKALLDEGRLGRPLMLHCTHRNVSSPPDFTSAMLIDSSVSHEIDAARWLLGQELTAVTVLRPRPSSGAPQGLLDPQFVVFETDGGALVDVEVFVNCGFGYQVRCEAVCESGSARIGDDHGMLVSARGTAGAEVPQDYLVRFADAYDREVQAWVDATRRGRVTGPTAWDGYAASVVAEAGVRALESGARVAVELAPRPDLFAADGD
- a CDS encoding chemotaxis protein; the protein is MEHALSQATLSELRRPRPYPAVSVLTPTHRREPENTQDRVRLRNVVAEAKKQLESDPAVTRERRADVAAQLDRALAEVDLAHTEDGLAIFAAPGEHQVWSLARPVPERVVLSDTFLTRNLVSAQAAERPFWVLSVSADHVTLWNGGADRVAERRTGGFPMTLSRENFDAERQERVGDQPSTFRDEDTRHFLREADTAMGRLLREDPRPLYVTGEQAALSLLDEFGGVTRDAVHVPHGGLTHAAPDAVWQAMLPLLDAQARRDTTAVRRELDSARGHRVFAAGVDELWQSAREGRVRLLAVEENYRTTVRDDGDHLVPAASGDLDARDDIVDEIVEQCLETGADVRFVPDGSLGDAERIAGVLRY
- a CDS encoding fatty acyl-AMP ligase, which translates into the protein MARSLVDLLTMHATHQPDRTAYRYLATGDCDGEIQEISYARLAVRSRAVAAWLQERGLAGSRAMLLYPPGLEFVCGYLGCLAAGVVAVPGVPPQGRSHNHRALTRMKRLIADADAKVILGGREVIAALGETAEHLPELDEITCVVTEDIPDEAAASWREPDLADDSVAFLQYTSGSTSAPRGVVVTHGNLTDNERIIAARMGHTPDVIAAHDGEMFVSWLPVYHDMGLIGPVLNTVYLGVTATLFSPLHFLQRPDRWLTAISRYRPHTSGGPNFAYELALKHATPELLDGLDLGSWKVAFNGAEPVRAATLRRFAETFAPAGFRREALYPCYGLAEATLLVTGGTVGAPPVLHGGNGHGNGEVDRGGNAEGHGGRNEDVAAVGCGRPADGVTLVIADPELRRERPEGEVGEIWVQGASVARGYWRNALATREHFRATLPGHEGRFLRTGDLGFLRDGELFVTGRLKDLMVVDGRNHYPQDLELSAETAHPALRPGCTAAFCVDSGVEGEQPVLVAELAPDAVGEAEQVTDLIRAAIGEAHGLSVHDVVLVDPGTIPKTSSGKIQRHASRAAYLDGALRVVGAAVGG